The following are encoded together in the Planococcus antarcticus DSM 14505 genome:
- a CDS encoding phytoene desaturase family protein: MSEKIIVIGAGPGGLAAAMLLASRGYQVDVYEKQPWVGGRNAELRLGDFTFDTGPTFLSMLHLVEELFETTGRNLKDYMNAIELDPMYELIFEDQNLIMTRNKQEMKKQINENFKGDGDGYERFMKETGKKLEALSPMLQSKMDSYFDMVHPKVLKALPELEVSKTLYEVLSRYFKDERMKMAFAFQSKYLGMSPWECPGAFSILSYMEHAYGIYHPIGGVNQLSQAMAKVVEELGGTIHTNTGVKKLWIENRKVKGVDLDNGQREVADEVIINGDFAHVMNHLVEPGILKKYTPEKLAKKKYSCSTFMLYLGLDKKYDLSHHTIVFSKDYKKNVEEMTKSRILSADPSIYVQNASVTDPTLAPEGKSALYILAPVPNNFSDIGWEKEQHAFRELVLDIIEEKSEFKNLRNHIEVEKMLTPMGWQEDYSVYQGATFNLGHQLTQMMVFRPHNKFEELGNCWLVGGGTHPGSGLPTILESARITANGILEQHGKKGIPILPLPKLEGFA; this comes from the coding sequence ATGTCGGAGAAGATAATTGTCATAGGAGCCGGACCTGGCGGCTTAGCTGCGGCTATGTTATTGGCCAGTAGAGGATACCAAGTAGATGTCTATGAAAAACAACCGTGGGTAGGAGGCAGAAACGCAGAGCTGCGCCTAGGTGATTTTACTTTTGATACTGGGCCCACCTTTTTAAGTATGCTGCATTTAGTGGAAGAATTATTTGAAACAACTGGCCGCAATTTAAAAGATTACATGAATGCAATTGAGTTAGACCCTATGTATGAATTGATCTTTGAAGATCAGAACCTGATAATGACACGTAATAAACAGGAAATGAAGAAACAAATCAATGAGAATTTCAAAGGCGACGGTGACGGATATGAACGGTTTATGAAAGAAACAGGAAAGAAACTAGAAGCTTTATCGCCAATGCTGCAGTCAAAGATGGACAGTTATTTCGACATGGTTCATCCGAAGGTCTTAAAAGCTTTACCGGAACTCGAGGTAAGTAAAACCTTGTATGAAGTTTTGTCCCGCTATTTTAAAGATGAGCGAATGAAGATGGCTTTTGCCTTTCAGTCAAAATACTTAGGCATGTCACCGTGGGAATGTCCTGGTGCTTTTTCAATTCTTTCTTACATGGAACACGCTTATGGCATTTATCATCCAATTGGTGGAGTAAATCAACTATCGCAGGCAATGGCAAAAGTTGTAGAAGAACTCGGCGGCACAATCCATACCAATACCGGCGTTAAAAAATTATGGATCGAAAATCGTAAAGTTAAAGGTGTAGACCTTGATAATGGCCAGCGCGAAGTCGCTGACGAAGTGATTATCAATGGTGACTTTGCCCATGTCATGAATCATTTAGTTGAACCGGGAATCCTGAAAAAATACACGCCAGAAAAACTGGCGAAGAAAAAATATTCCTGCTCAACATTCATGCTGTACTTAGGTCTTGATAAAAAGTATGATCTCTCGCATCACACTATCGTATTTTCAAAAGACTACAAGAAAAATGTTGAAGAGATGACGAAATCACGTATTCTTTCTGCAGACCCTTCCATCTATGTGCAAAACGCAAGCGTTACCGACCCGACATTGGCACCTGAGGGAAAATCGGCACTGTATATTTTAGCGCCTGTGCCAAATAACTTCAGTGATATCGGCTGGGAAAAAGAACAGCATGCGTTCCGGGAATTGGTTCTGGATATCATTGAGGAAAAGTCCGAGTTTAAAAATTTGCGGAACCATATCGAGGTAGAGAAAATGCTGACGCCAATGGGATGGCAGGAAGACTATTCAGTTTATCAGGGCGCGACGTTCAATCTTGGTCATCAACTAACACAAATGATGGTATTCCGCCCTCACAATAAATTCGAAGAATTAGGTAACTGCTGGCTGGTTGGTGGGGGAACTCATCCAGGAAGTGGATTGCCGACTATTCTGGAATCTGCCCGCATCACTGCTAACGGTATTCTTGAGCAGCACGGCAAAAAAGGAATACCGATTCTGCCTCTGCCTAAACTGGAGGGATTTGCATGA
- a CDS encoding 3D domain-containing protein: MKKLLAVLSFVLILFLATSIESSAASNVYTVKSGDTLYKISKTQKVSVSNLKIWNGLKSNTIYPKQKLQLKKPAAKTVSKKTTPSRSTSGSVVKEFTVSATAYTAYCKGCSGITRTGLNLKKNPGLKVIAVDPKVIPLGTKVHVEGYGYAVAGDTGGAIKGNKIDVFIPTQSSALKWGRKNVKIKILK, translated from the coding sequence TTGAAAAAACTATTGGCAGTCTTGAGTTTTGTACTGATTTTATTCCTAGCAACTTCGATTGAAAGTTCAGCCGCATCAAATGTATACACAGTAAAAAGTGGGGATACACTATATAAGATTTCCAAAACACAAAAAGTATCAGTCAGCAACTTGAAGATTTGGAACGGTTTAAAGTCCAATACAATTTATCCAAAACAAAAACTTCAATTAAAAAAACCGGCAGCTAAGACAGTATCAAAAAAAACCACTCCATCCCGTTCTACAAGCGGATCAGTAGTTAAAGAATTTACAGTTAGTGCAACTGCCTATACGGCATACTGCAAAGGATGTTCAGGAATTACCCGAACAGGACTTAACCTGAAGAAAAATCCGGGACTGAAAGTTATTGCGGTAGACCCGAAAGTCATTCCATTAGGAACGAAAGTTCATGTCGAAGGCTATGGGTATGCTGTTGCTGGTGACACAGGCGGTGCCATTAAAGGAAATAAAATTGATGTCTTCATTCCCACTCAAAGCAGTGCACTTAAGTGGGGACGCAAGAACGTAAAAATAAAAATACTGAAATAA
- a CDS encoding phytoene desaturase family protein has translation MKIAMIGGGVGGMMGALYLSNMGFDVTIFEKEEKLGGRLAFVERDGFKIDQGPTIVLLPEMFQDLLQQAGIPAEDIELLLCDPLYSIRFPDGTVYTKYPDINRQLEEIENVFPEEKDGFLRYISEGRKRFEIGKSSFLEHSFVNKADFFTAANIKKLLKLKPQQSVKKLTSNYFRDERLQLAYSLQSLYIGGDPFHAPAMYSLVPFSEHEHGVYYLKGGYGSLIPVMEKALRARNNVTIKTDCPVKRIVTENQQAKGIEMAEGFEAFDAVVYNGDFPGIEKVVPEQKKKSYTASSGCVLLYFGLNKVYEEGNVHQFFIGDSYEDHMDDVFVKKRKTENPAIYTFHPSKIDDSLAPEGKGVLYVLVPVPSGTDIDWASDKAWIERIIDRMEELAFPDFREAVEWMEIRTPTEAEAFGLFKGGSFGIGPTLFQSGVFRPQVKPFKTDRLYAVGASVHPGGGIPIVMQGAKLLAEQIQGDFVKERGNA, from the coding sequence ATGAAAATAGCTATGATCGGCGGCGGCGTCGGCGGCATGATGGGGGCATTATATTTATCGAATATGGGATTTGATGTCACCATTTTTGAAAAAGAAGAAAAGCTTGGCGGCCGTTTAGCTTTCGTCGAAAGAGATGGCTTTAAGATAGATCAGGGTCCGACAATCGTCTTATTACCTGAAATGTTTCAAGATCTGCTTCAGCAAGCAGGAATTCCTGCGGAAGATATCGAATTGTTACTATGTGACCCGCTGTATTCTATTCGTTTTCCAGATGGTACCGTGTACACCAAATATCCGGATATCAACCGTCAGCTTGAAGAAATTGAAAATGTTTTTCCAGAAGAGAAAGACGGATTTCTTCGGTATATTTCAGAAGGGCGCAAGCGTTTTGAAATCGGAAAGTCATCTTTTTTAGAGCATTCATTTGTCAATAAAGCCGATTTTTTTACAGCTGCAAACATAAAAAAATTATTGAAACTAAAGCCTCAACAGTCCGTTAAAAAACTCACATCAAATTATTTTCGTGACGAGCGGCTGCAATTAGCTTATTCTCTGCAGTCACTGTATATCGGTGGAGATCCCTTCCATGCTCCGGCGATGTATTCGCTTGTACCTTTCAGTGAACATGAACATGGGGTATATTATTTAAAAGGTGGTTATGGAAGCCTAATTCCAGTTATGGAAAAAGCGCTGCGAGCACGCAATAACGTGACCATTAAAACAGATTGTCCAGTCAAGCGGATCGTCACAGAAAATCAGCAAGCAAAAGGGATTGAAATGGCAGAAGGCTTTGAAGCATTTGATGCCGTCGTCTATAATGGCGATTTTCCCGGCATCGAAAAAGTAGTGCCCGAGCAGAAAAAGAAGAGCTATACAGCGTCTTCGGGATGTGTGTTATTGTATTTTGGTTTAAATAAGGTATATGAAGAAGGCAATGTCCACCAATTTTTCATTGGCGACAGTTACGAAGACCATATGGATGATGTATTCGTGAAGAAGCGGAAGACCGAAAACCCAGCGATCTACACTTTTCATCCGTCGAAAATTGACGATTCGCTGGCTCCAGAAGGCAAAGGTGTCCTCTACGTACTGGTTCCGGTACCTTCAGGGACAGATATCGATTGGGCGAGCGATAAAGCATGGATCGAGAGAATCATTGATCGTATGGAAGAATTGGCTTTCCCGGACTTCCGGGAAGCCGTTGAATGGATGGAAATAAGGACACCAACAGAAGCAGAAGCTTTCGGTCTTTTTAAAGGAGGCAGCTTCGGAATTGGCCCAACCTTATTCCAGTCTGGTGTTTTCCGTCCCCAAGTCAAACCATTTAAAACAGATCGCTTGTATGCGGTTGGTGCTTCTGTCCATCCAGGAGGAGGAATTCCAATCGTCATGCAAGGCGCAAAGCTGCTGGCAGAGCAAATCCAAGGCGATTTTGTAAAGGAAAGGGGCAATGCATGA
- a CDS encoding transporter substrate-binding domain-containing protein, whose translation MKKKLSFLGVVFSAGMLLAACGGDDSTSSEEGSSTDSENSDLNLLEEGKFTTASSGLYKPFNYEEGGNLTGFDIDIGNAIAEEMGLEPNPVTTPFETIIQGLTTNRYDAVLGSMAITAERAEQVAFSDPYYYSGGVIFVREGNTEITSEADLEGATIGVVGQSTYDTAAQKYTDDIQYYSSDVVALQDLTVEGRLDAVITADVVGFEAQNAGLEIEVVGDPLWIEQAAVAVRPDDEALLEAINEALAAIIEDGTYDEISQEWFGRNLLDVDLEGIEILN comes from the coding sequence ATGAAAAAGAAATTATCATTTTTAGGTGTAGTTTTTTCTGCAGGAATGCTATTGGCAGCTTGTGGAGGAGATGACTCAACCAGTTCGGAAGAGGGATCAAGCACAGATAGTGAGAACAGTGATTTGAATTTGTTGGAAGAAGGAAAATTCACCACTGCATCAAGTGGACTTTACAAGCCATTCAACTATGAAGAAGGTGGCAACCTGACAGGCTTTGATATTGATATCGGCAACGCGATTGCTGAAGAAATGGGTCTAGAGCCGAATCCGGTAACAACGCCATTCGAAACAATTATTCAAGGTTTGACGACGAACCGCTACGATGCAGTTTTAGGATCTATGGCTATTACAGCAGAACGTGCTGAGCAAGTCGCTTTTTCTGATCCTTATTATTACTCTGGTGGCGTAATTTTTGTCCGTGAAGGAAACACAGAAATTACTTCAGAAGCCGATCTTGAAGGTGCAACAATCGGCGTTGTTGGACAAAGTACGTATGACACAGCCGCTCAAAAATACACAGATGATATTCAATACTACAGCAGTGATGTCGTGGCGTTGCAGGATTTGACAGTTGAAGGTCGCTTAGATGCTGTTATCACAGCTGACGTAGTAGGATTTGAAGCGCAAAATGCAGGTCTTGAAATCGAAGTTGTCGGCGATCCATTATGGATTGAACAAGCAGCTGTTGCTGTAAGACCCGACGACGAAGCTTTGCTTGAAGCGATTAATGAAGCTTTAGCCGCTATTATCGAAGATGGCACATATGATGAAATTTCTCAGGAATGGTTTGGTCGTAACCTCCTCGATGTAGATCTTGAAGGAATTGAAATTCTCAACTAA
- a CDS encoding phytoene/squalene synthase family protein translates to MMKLKDAYTSCEQVIAAHSKSFYKAFSLLPKEKRKAVWAVYTFCRTVDDIVDEGLNSKEELNQFKLDFNEFLTGIYDAENPMWVALAHVFENYEMDTEAFSGLITGQEMDLTINRYHTMEELLDYSYHVASTVGLMLLPILAPGKTGILKEGAISLGYAMQITNILRDIGEDLEMGRIYLPEEIMKKYELCEDELRTGIVSPQFIAVWEELAEKAEFHYKIAFETIQDYPLSSRVPVKGAALVYREILATIRTKEYNVFREKHYVPEESKQAILACL, encoded by the coding sequence ATGATGAAGCTGAAAGATGCTTACACCTCCTGTGAACAAGTCATTGCTGCGCATTCGAAGAGCTTTTACAAAGCGTTTTCCTTATTGCCGAAGGAAAAACGTAAAGCTGTCTGGGCTGTTTATACGTTTTGCCGGACAGTGGACGATATTGTGGATGAAGGGCTCAATTCCAAAGAAGAGCTCAATCAATTTAAACTGGATTTCAACGAATTTCTGACGGGTATTTACGATGCTGAAAATCCCATGTGGGTAGCGTTAGCTCATGTATTTGAAAATTACGAAATGGACACAGAAGCATTTTCTGGTTTGATAACTGGACAAGAAATGGATTTGACAATTAATCGCTATCATACAATGGAAGAATTGCTAGACTACAGTTATCATGTGGCCAGTACAGTTGGTCTGATGTTGCTCCCGATTTTAGCTCCGGGAAAAACTGGAATCCTTAAAGAAGGTGCTATTTCGCTAGGGTATGCTATGCAAATCACCAACATTCTTCGGGACATAGGGGAAGATCTGGAAATGGGGAGAATCTACCTGCCAGAAGAAATTATGAAGAAATACGAATTGTGTGAAGACGAGCTGCGGACTGGAATTGTTAGTCCGCAATTTATCGCGGTGTGGGAAGAACTGGCAGAAAAAGCCGAGTTTCATTACAAGATAGCTTTCGAAACCATTCAGGACTATCCACTGTCCTCACGAGTACCCGTTAAAGGAGCAGCATTAGTTTATCGAGAAATTCTTGCTACCATTCGTACGAAGGAATACAATGTCTTCCGAGAAAAGCATTACGTACCAGAAGAGTCAAAACAAGCAATATTAGCTTGTTTGTAA
- a CDS encoding MurR/RpiR family transcriptional regulator, with translation MQDLLRSVSNSYPEFSSGQKKVGDLFFKEPIFLAFSSALEVGRRVNVSESTVIRWTQKLGYKGYAEFQQVVQRKLAEERLEKAEQKRPEPIVDQSFLEKLLDADISSIVKLKKSINEDELLRVVDEISQADQVYVTSNFFDYGIADWFSNWLNLALGNTEMMQPSTGKYYTQISKLGKGHLVIAFAFPRYTRLVIETLKSAKAKGADVIVLTDSAESPAIAYADYVLTVSVNSNLNIDSYTSVHALLTSIMRFVYVKEQTKISGNLAKIEADYKERDLFI, from the coding sequence ATGCAGGATTTACTGCGGAGTGTGTCTAATTCTTATCCGGAATTTAGTTCAGGCCAAAAAAAAGTCGGCGATTTGTTTTTTAAAGAACCCATTTTTTTAGCGTTCTCTTCTGCTCTTGAAGTCGGTAGGCGTGTCAATGTCAGTGAATCGACAGTGATTCGTTGGACACAAAAACTTGGATATAAAGGGTATGCGGAATTCCAGCAGGTTGTGCAGCGGAAATTGGCTGAAGAACGTTTGGAAAAGGCAGAGCAGAAAAGACCAGAACCAATTGTTGACCAATCCTTTTTGGAAAAGCTGCTCGATGCGGACATTTCAAGTATTGTAAAACTAAAGAAGTCGATTAACGAAGATGAACTTCTTCGAGTTGTCGATGAAATCAGCCAGGCAGATCAGGTTTATGTGACCAGCAACTTTTTTGATTATGGCATAGCGGATTGGTTCTCCAACTGGCTGAATCTTGCACTTGGCAATACGGAAATGATGCAGCCTTCAACTGGTAAATACTACACCCAAATCTCCAAATTGGGGAAAGGGCATTTAGTGATTGCTTTCGCTTTCCCGCGTTATACCAGATTGGTTATTGAAACCTTGAAGAGCGCGAAAGCAAAAGGAGCAGATGTAATCGTTTTAACTGATTCAGCGGAGTCTCCAGCAATTGCCTATGCAGATTATGTTCTGACTGTATCTGTGAATTCGAATTTGAACATTGATTCGTATACATCCGTCCATGCACTTTTGACTTCGATTATGCGATTTGTCTATGTCAAAGAACAAACAAAAATAAGCGGAAATTTGGCAAAGATCGAAGCTGACTACAAAGAACGGGATCTTTTTATTTAA
- a CDS encoding glycosyltransferase, translated as MTIYIGIHLFFLAWIIINRLFLPALPKQPKLSAEPLVSVLVPMRNEERNVKVLIKSLKNSSYDRAEFIILNDQSTDDTQGELERTIAGDDRFTILQGNKLPTGWVGKVHACHQLQQAASGDYLLFVDADVRFRPKAIEQSLALMQRKGAQLLTGFPAFDVAPFLSKLLVPMLHFVILFHLPIALANYTKFKAATAANGMWMMFEKGSYHKIGGHAAVYGSLVEDVHIAREVKAHGFKVVLANITMSVKCRMYDTNAEVWEGFLKNSYAGIGRSSIMAVGLILFYSFFYILPPFLALYGLFSGLYWWIFPYALTVAQRWYVDMVTNQRWYLSFLIPLQAAAMLAVLVGSMRKSLKKQSYSWKGRHYS; from the coding sequence ATGACTATCTATATCGGAATCCATTTATTCTTTCTAGCCTGGATTATTATCAATCGCTTGTTTCTTCCAGCCTTGCCGAAGCAACCAAAACTTTCAGCTGAACCTTTGGTATCTGTTCTTGTCCCCATGAGAAATGAAGAACGCAATGTTAAAGTCCTAATAAAGTCTTTAAAAAATTCCTCATACGACCGTGCGGAATTTATCATTTTGAATGATCAATCGACAGACGACACTCAAGGTGAGCTGGAGCGGACGATTGCCGGTGACGATCGCTTCACTATTCTGCAAGGCAACAAATTGCCTACAGGCTGGGTCGGAAAGGTGCACGCCTGCCACCAGTTGCAGCAAGCCGCTTCAGGAGATTATTTACTGTTTGTCGATGCTGATGTTCGTTTTCGTCCAAAAGCAATCGAACAGTCGCTAGCATTGATGCAACGAAAAGGTGCACAGTTACTCACTGGCTTTCCAGCTTTTGATGTTGCTCCTTTTCTGAGCAAACTTCTTGTCCCCATGCTGCATTTTGTGATTTTATTCCACCTGCCGATTGCATTAGCCAATTACACGAAATTCAAAGCGGCTACAGCAGCCAACGGTATGTGGATGATGTTTGAAAAAGGCAGCTACCATAAAATCGGCGGACATGCCGCAGTTTACGGTTCCCTGGTCGAGGATGTCCATATCGCACGCGAAGTAAAAGCACACGGCTTTAAAGTCGTGTTAGCGAATATTACGATGTCCGTAAAATGTCGAATGTATGACACCAATGCCGAGGTTTGGGAAGGATTTCTGAAAAACAGCTACGCCGGAATCGGCCGCTCATCCATTATGGCAGTAGGTCTTATCCTATTCTATTCGTTTTTCTACATTCTTCCGCCGTTCCTGGCTCTCTACGGATTGTTCAGTGGGCTCTATTGGTGGATTTTCCCATACGCGCTGACAGTTGCTCAGCGTTGGTATGTAGACATGGTAACCAATCAACGCTGGTACCTGTCTTTTCTGATTCCCCTTCAAGCCGCCGCTATGCTTGCGGTATTGGTTGGATCGATGCGCAAATCTTTAAAAAAACAGTCTTATTCATGGAAAGGAAGACATTATTCATGA
- a CDS encoding lysophospholipid acyltransferase family protein — protein MIDAKKSALFETGFSMYLTPLIRSSFSRILGQGVEVIPEKPVLFIANHSSWWDGLVFFYLNRTVWHHDIHMMMHEEGLKKHSFFRYLGAFSINRKKPKEILTSLQYAEALLKKGKSVVLFPQGDEFHLETRPLAFQAGAAYLMEHCPEVPIVPLSFYYSFGHQQKPELWIQQHQPILTSTVKHMTRKEKTLHLQQLCTEQLDSLRNAVISENSEVFQPLGKRRK, from the coding sequence ATGATTGATGCAAAGAAATCCGCTTTGTTCGAAACTGGTTTTAGTATGTACTTGACGCCGCTCATCCGCTCATCCTTTTCCCGTATCCTTGGACAAGGAGTAGAAGTCATTCCAGAAAAACCGGTGTTGTTTATTGCCAATCACAGTTCCTGGTGGGACGGTCTAGTGTTTTTCTATTTGAACCGTACAGTCTGGCATCACGATATCCATATGATGATGCATGAAGAAGGACTTAAAAAACATTCTTTTTTTCGTTATCTCGGAGCATTTTCCATCAATCGTAAAAAACCAAAAGAAATTCTGACCTCGCTTCAATACGCAGAAGCTTTGTTGAAGAAGGGAAAATCCGTTGTCCTTTTCCCTCAAGGAGACGAATTTCATCTTGAAACAAGGCCGCTTGCTTTTCAAGCGGGTGCTGCTTACTTGATGGAGCATTGCCCGGAAGTTCCCATTGTACCGCTCAGCTTCTATTACTCGTTCGGACATCAACAAAAACCTGAACTCTGGATTCAACAGCATCAGCCGATATTGACTAGTACAGTCAAACATATGACCCGTAAAGAAAAGACCTTGCATCTTCAACAGCTTTGTACAGAACAGCTAGATTCCTTAAGAAATGCTGTTATCAGCGAAAACAGCGAAGTATTTCAACCACTCGGAAAAAGGAGAAAATGA
- a CDS encoding carotenoid biosynthesis protein — protein sequence MWENRIFKLFIFWYVCGIILLGFDLLPSWLEWANAFFLMLAGTLGFLYFLKRFGVANGLAIGILIFFSTFIVEWAGADSGFLFGSYDYTDRFAPNIFGVPIAIGFAWLMVMATTHVVARWIVPGGGLLYAIVGGIGAVIIDLIIDPVAYQIKQYWIWEDTGLYYNIPWTNFFGWFVVAFVLHLVIDLVMKKRAMVITANLPEKRMVLLYVLMIAMFVMLGAIGGLWLAAILTASLTASIVLLAWKRRPL from the coding sequence ATGTGGGAAAATCGAATTTTTAAACTTTTTATTTTTTGGTATGTTTGCGGCATTATTTTGCTTGGCTTTGACCTGTTGCCTTCCTGGCTGGAATGGGCAAATGCATTCTTTTTAATGCTGGCTGGTACGCTCGGATTTTTGTATTTCCTCAAACGTTTCGGCGTTGCTAATGGATTAGCAATCGGCATTCTTATCTTTTTTTCGACATTCATCGTGGAATGGGCAGGGGCAGATAGTGGATTCCTGTTTGGTTCCTATGATTACACTGATCGTTTTGCGCCAAATATCTTCGGTGTTCCAATTGCTATTGGTTTCGCCTGGTTAATGGTTATGGCTACTACTCATGTAGTGGCGCGCTGGATTGTTCCTGGTGGAGGCTTGTTATACGCCATCGTCGGAGGCATCGGAGCAGTAATTATTGACTTGATCATCGATCCAGTGGCTTATCAAATAAAACAATATTGGATTTGGGAGGACACCGGCCTCTATTATAATATTCCTTGGACCAACTTTTTTGGTTGGTTCGTCGTAGCGTTCGTCCTCCATTTAGTTATCGACTTGGTAATGAAAAAACGAGCCATGGTCATTACTGCCAATCTACCTGAAAAACGAATGGTCCTTCTATATGTATTGATGATTGCCATGTTTGTTATGCTAGGGGCAATTGGCGGTTTATGGCTGGCTGCTATCTTGACCGCTAGTTTGACTGCTTCGATCGTGCTGTTGGCATGGAAGAGGCGACCTTTATGA
- a CDS encoding phytoene desaturase family protein produces the protein MKKIVIVGGGLGGLSSAVTLAHAGFDVELFEKNSHLGGKLMPVELGSYRFDFGPNTITMPAVFNKVISQTAENPQDYLEFVPLEVHTRNHFPDGRAFDFTSDQEQMIQQLKILDPPAADKYPDFIKEISRLYYFSERYFFPVTFQSWRDYLSPSLGFALLQVRPAESMHHFFQRYFKNPLLVQAFDRYATYIGSSPYKAPATFSMIAYLELVEGVYYTKGGNTGIANAFAAVARKSGAQLHTHAEVKKIITDGREARGIELGDGTRIDADLVILNGDLLSAFPALVEESERPSLSDAKVAAFEPSISAFVITVGLTSRLDSLKHHNVFFSSDYQKEFSDLFENSAYSDEPTVYISNSSYTDPSVSPDGDNLFILVNAPALTKEGHLQIDPETYKERIYDFLLSYGVDIRSHLAKEKIFTPAFIRDKFGSFRGALYGPSSNRPKDAFLRPPNASRDIRNLFFVGGSTHPGGGSPMVVLSGLNVSNKIIAKFKKAPSSQ, from the coding sequence ATGAAAAAAATCGTCATTGTAGGCGGCGGATTAGGTGGACTTTCTTCCGCAGTAACGCTTGCCCATGCAGGATTTGATGTAGAACTCTTTGAAAAAAATAGCCATCTGGGCGGCAAGCTAATGCCGGTTGAACTAGGGAGCTATCGTTTTGACTTCGGTCCGAACACCATCACGATGCCGGCTGTCTTCAATAAAGTCATCTCCCAGACTGCTGAAAATCCACAGGATTACCTGGAGTTCGTCCCTTTGGAAGTTCATACCCGCAATCATTTTCCGGATGGGCGTGCATTTGACTTTACTAGCGATCAAGAGCAGATGATTCAACAGCTCAAAATCCTTGATCCCCCTGCTGCGGATAAATACCCTGACTTCATCAAAGAAATCAGCCGCTTGTATTATTTCTCAGAACGCTATTTTTTTCCGGTAACGTTTCAATCCTGGCGAGATTATTTGTCACCTTCTCTCGGCTTCGCTCTCTTGCAAGTAAGGCCGGCAGAATCGATGCACCATTTTTTCCAGCGGTATTTCAAAAACCCTTTGCTCGTTCAGGCGTTCGACCGGTATGCCACGTACATCGGCTCTTCACCATACAAAGCACCGGCCACTTTCTCCATGATTGCTTATTTGGAATTGGTGGAAGGTGTCTACTACACAAAAGGCGGAAACACCGGCATCGCCAACGCTTTTGCTGCTGTAGCTAGGAAATCAGGCGCTCAATTGCACACCCATGCGGAGGTCAAAAAAATAATCACAGATGGTCGAGAAGCACGGGGAATCGAGCTTGGAGATGGAACGCGGATCGATGCAGATCTGGTCATTTTAAATGGAGATCTATTATCAGCCTTTCCTGCTTTGGTTGAAGAATCCGAACGGCCTTCTTTAAGCGATGCTAAGGTCGCTGCTTTTGAACCATCGATTTCAGCTTTTGTCATCACCGTCGGCTTAACTAGCCGTCTCGATAGCCTCAAACACCATAATGTTTTTTTCTCATCAGACTATCAGAAAGAATTCAGCGATTTATTCGAGAATTCCGCATACAGCGATGAGCCAACAGTCTATATCAGCAATTCTTCCTACACGGATCCTTCGGTTTCACCAGATGGCGACAATCTGTTCATCTTGGTCAATGCACCTGCATTGACCAAGGAAGGACATCTTCAAATTGATCCAGAGACCTACAAGGAACGAATTTACGATTTCCTATTAAGCTATGGAGTCGATATTCGTAGCCATCTGGCTAAAGAGAAAATCTTCACGCCCGCTTTTATCCGCGATAAGTTCGGTTCGTTCCGCGGAGCTTTGTACGGCCCTTCGTCCAACCGGCCAAAAGATGCCTTTCTGCGTCCACCCAATGCCAGCCGCGATATTCGTAATCTGTTTTTCGTCGGCGGCAGCACTCATCCTGGCGGTGGATCGCCAATGGTCGTCTTAAGCGGATTGAATGTATCCAACAAAATCATTGCGAAGTTCAAAAAAGCACCTTCATCACAGTGA